The Rattus rattus isolate New Zealand chromosome 1, Rrattus_CSIRO_v1, whole genome shotgun sequence genome includes a region encoding these proteins:
- the Fhl5 gene encoding four and a half LIM domains protein 5: MTSTQFDCQYCTASLLGKKYVLKDDNLYCISCYDRIFSNYCEQCKEPIESDSKDLCYKNRHWHEGCFRCNKCHHSLVEKPFVAKDERLLCTDCYSNECSSKCFHCKRTIMPGSRKMEFKGNYWHETCFVCEHCRQPIGTKPLISKESGNYCVPCFEKEFAHYCNFCKKVITSGGITFRDQIWHKECFLCSGCRKELYEEAFMSKDDFPFCLDCYNHLYAKKCAACTKPITATFDYERKRYSILLKKQSTRNMA, encoded by the exons ATGACAAGTACTCAATTTGATTGTCAATATTGCACAGCATCCCTTCTTGGGAAGAAGTATGTACTCAAGGATGATAATCTATACTGCATCTCCTGCTACGATCGTATCTTTTCTAACTATTGTGAGCAGTGTAAAGAACCAATCGAATCAGATTCTAAG GATCTTTGTTACAAAAACCGTCACTGGCATGAAGGATGCTTCAGGTGCAACAAATGCCATCACTCTTTGGTGGAAAAGCCTTTTGTTGCCAAGGATGAGCGCCTGCTGTGCACAGACTGCTATTCCAATGAGTGTTCCTCCAAGTGCTTCCACTGCAAGAGAACCATCATGCCAG GTTCTCGGAAAATGGAATTTAAGGGCAATTACTGGCATGAAACCTGCTTTGTGTGTGAGCACTGCCGACAGCCAATAGGAACCAAGCCTTTGATCTCGAAAGAGAGTGGCAATTATTGTGTGCCCTGTTTTGAGAAGGAGTTTGCTCATTACTGCAACTTCTGTAAGAAG GTGATAACTTCTGGTGGGATAACCTTCCGTGACCAGATATGGCATAAAGAGTGCTTTCTGTGCAGCGGCTGCAGGAAAGAGCTTTATGAGGAGGCATTTATGTCAAAGGATGATTTCCCATTCTGCCTGGATTGCTATAACCATCTCTATGCTAAAAAGTGTGCAGCCTGCACCAAACCCATCACTG CAACTTTTGATTATGAAAGAAAGCGATATAGTATTCTACTAAAGAAGCAAAGTACACGAAACATGGCTTGA